A single region of the Polymorphum gilvum SL003B-26A1 genome encodes:
- a CDS encoding TetR/AcrR family transcriptional regulator translates to MNRWANAVPDREQQLESKRKAIIREAARVFSRRGSHGTTLDDVAERLGVTKTALYRYVRNKNDLLFACHEEAMEIAREALDIGEAEGRTGLEKIQIGMKEYLREMIGSMGVPVLILEENALTGERAQKIIALRDAFEKRLRGLFEEGVRDGSVVPLNSKLAVFMLLGAVHWVTKWYSPDGPWTADDVSDALIEMATRGLAAHPAEGLQAKIHHVTLPFERPSE, encoded by the coding sequence ATGAACCGCTGGGCCAATGCAGTACCGGACCGCGAACAGCAGCTGGAAAGCAAACGCAAGGCGATCATCCGCGAGGCCGCCAGGGTGTTCAGCCGCCGCGGCAGCCACGGCACGACGCTCGACGACGTCGCCGAGCGCCTCGGCGTGACCAAGACGGCGCTGTACCGCTACGTCCGCAACAAGAACGACCTTCTGTTCGCCTGCCACGAGGAGGCGATGGAGATCGCCCGGGAGGCACTGGACATCGGCGAGGCGGAAGGCCGTACCGGCCTGGAGAAGATCCAGATCGGCATGAAGGAATACCTGCGCGAGATGATCGGATCGATGGGCGTGCCCGTGCTGATCCTGGAGGAGAACGCCCTGACGGGAGAACGGGCGCAGAAGATCATCGCCCTGCGCGACGCCTTCGAAAAGCGCCTGCGCGGCCTGTTCGAGGAAGGCGTCCGGGACGGCAGCGTCGTGCCGCTCAACTCCAAGCTGGCGGTGTTCATGCTGCTCGGCGCGGTCCACTGGGTCACCAAGTGGTATTCGCCGGACGGCCCCTGGACCGCGGACGACGTCTCCGACGCCCTGATCGAAATGGCCACGCGAGGCCTTGCCGCCCACCCGGCGGAGGGCCTGCAGGCAAAGATCCACCACGTCACGCTGCCATTCGAGCGGCCATCGGAATAG
- the pdhA gene encoding pyruvate dehydrogenase (acetyl-transferring) E1 component subunit alpha, which yields MAEETDPTVRTVVRFDVRMTRHLLPDGTPVGTLPDFARDPAELERLYRAMVLTRAFDEKAVALQRTGRLGTFASSLGQEAVSVGLAAAMRAEDILVPSFREQGAQLWRGVSATEIFLFWGGDERGSDFAGPRQDFPVCIPVASQFPHAVGAALALKLRGEPRVAVCVAGDGATSKGDFYEALNIAGAWAVPAVFVIADNQWAISVRRQAQTAAGTLAQKAVAAGIPGEQVDGNDVVAVRAVVARAVERARLGEGPSLVEAITYRLADHTTADDARRYRDPAEVSEHWKEEPVARLRNHLIALGAWTREDEERALEDSQRLVAEAAEAYLATPPAPATAMFDHLYETLPAALAAQRAEALAQEASHG from the coding sequence ATGGCCGAGGAGACAGACCCAACGGTGCGCACCGTGGTGCGGTTCGACGTGCGCATGACGCGCCATCTGCTGCCCGACGGCACGCCGGTCGGCACGCTGCCCGATTTCGCCCGCGATCCGGCCGAACTGGAGCGGCTCTATCGCGCCATGGTGCTGACCCGTGCCTTCGACGAGAAGGCGGTCGCCCTGCAGCGCACCGGCCGGCTCGGCACCTTCGCCTCCTCGCTCGGCCAGGAGGCGGTCAGCGTCGGGCTCGCCGCCGCGATGCGCGCCGAAGACATCCTGGTGCCGTCGTTTCGCGAGCAGGGCGCGCAGTTGTGGCGCGGCGTCAGCGCGACGGAAATCTTCCTGTTCTGGGGCGGCGACGAGCGCGGCAGCGACTTCGCCGGTCCGCGCCAGGATTTCCCCGTCTGCATCCCCGTTGCCAGCCAGTTCCCGCATGCGGTCGGTGCCGCGCTGGCGCTGAAGCTGCGTGGCGAGCCGCGCGTCGCGGTCTGCGTCGCCGGCGACGGCGCCACCTCCAAGGGCGACTTCTACGAGGCGCTCAACATCGCCGGCGCCTGGGCGGTGCCGGCCGTGTTCGTCATCGCCGACAACCAGTGGGCGATCTCGGTTCGGCGGCAGGCGCAGACGGCGGCCGGGACGCTGGCCCAGAAGGCGGTCGCCGCCGGCATTCCAGGCGAGCAGGTCGACGGCAACGACGTCGTCGCAGTGCGCGCGGTGGTGGCGCGGGCGGTGGAGCGCGCCCGCCTGGGCGAGGGGCCTAGCCTCGTCGAGGCGATCACCTACCGCCTCGCCGACCACACGACCGCCGACGACGCCCGCCGCTACCGCGATCCGGCCGAGGTTTCCGAGCACTGGAAGGAGGAACCGGTCGCAAGGCTGCGCAACCATCTCATCGCTCTTGGCGCCTGGACGCGCGAGGACGAGGAACGCGCGCTGGAGGACAGCCAGCGCCTGGTCGCCGAGGCGGCCGAGGCCTATCTGGCCACCCCGCCCGCGCCCGCGACCGCCATGTTCGACCATCTTTACGAGACGCTGCCGGCCGCCCTTGCGGCGCAACGGGCCGAGGCGCTGGCGCAGGAGGCTTCCCATGGCTGA
- a CDS encoding alpha-ketoacid dehydrogenase subunit beta, with amino-acid sequence MAELTLVEAVTLALARAMEEDERVLVLGEDVGVDGGVFRATAGLIERFGAERVRDTPLAEAAIAGVSVGLAAQGFRPVGEIQFMGFIYPALDQMVNHAARLRTRTRGRLSCPMVLRAPYGGGIKAPEHHSESMEALFAHVPGLRVVIPSSPARAYGLLLAAIRDPDPVVFLEPKRIYRALREEVADTGEALALDRCFALREGADVTLVTWGAMTVETLQAAETLAGEGISAEVIDVATLKPLDADTILASVERTGRCVVVQEAPLTGGFGAEIAARLADGALTSLLAPVRRVAGYDTVMPLPRTEHRYMPSAARIAAAVRKVMEFT; translated from the coding sequence ATGGCTGAGCTGACCCTGGTCGAGGCGGTCACGCTGGCGCTTGCCCGCGCCATGGAGGAAGACGAGCGCGTCCTGGTGCTGGGCGAGGACGTCGGCGTCGACGGCGGCGTGTTCCGCGCCACGGCCGGCCTGATCGAACGCTTCGGGGCGGAGCGGGTGCGCGACACGCCGCTCGCCGAGGCCGCCATCGCCGGCGTCTCGGTCGGCCTCGCCGCGCAGGGGTTTCGCCCGGTCGGCGAGATCCAGTTCATGGGCTTCATCTATCCCGCGCTCGACCAGATGGTGAACCACGCGGCGCGGCTGCGCACGCGCACGCGCGGCCGGCTGAGCTGCCCGATGGTGCTGCGCGCGCCCTACGGCGGTGGCATCAAGGCGCCGGAGCACCATTCGGAAAGCATGGAGGCGCTGTTCGCCCACGTGCCGGGCCTGCGGGTGGTGATCCCGTCCTCGCCGGCCCGCGCCTACGGCCTGCTGCTGGCGGCGATCCGCGATCCCGACCCGGTCGTGTTCCTGGAGCCGAAGCGGATCTACCGGGCACTGCGCGAGGAGGTCGCCGACACGGGCGAGGCGCTGGCGCTCGACCGCTGCTTCGCGCTGCGCGAGGGGGCCGACGTGACGCTGGTTACCTGGGGCGCGATGACGGTCGAGACGCTGCAGGCCGCCGAGACGCTGGCCGGGGAGGGGATCTCCGCGGAGGTGATCGACGTCGCCACGCTGAAGCCGCTTGATGCGGACACGATCCTCGCCTCGGTGGAGCGGACCGGGCGCTGCGTCGTCGTGCAGGAGGCGCCGCTGACCGGCGGCTTCGGCGCCGAGATCGCCGCGCGTCTGGCCGACGGCGCGCTGACCAGCCTGCTCGCGCCGGTGCGCCGGGTCGCCGGCTACGACACGGTGATGCCGCTGCCGCGCACGGAACACCGCTATATGCCGTCGGCAGCGCGCATCGCCGCCGCCGTGCGTAAGGTAATGGAGTTCACATGA
- a CDS encoding dihydrolipoamide acetyltransferase family protein, with translation MKTFMLPDLGEGLQDAEIVAWHVDEGARVVADQPLVSVETQKAVVEVPSPWSGTVTRLCAAPGDVVAVGAPLADFDLEDAGTDAGSVVGTLEAAAPAAASTAKQPPAPAAGVRAAPAVRRLAAERGVDLAAVAGTGPGGAITTADVEAAAGGRPGGGYEPLRGVRRAMAQNMARAHAEIAAATVTDEARLDRWPAGEDVTLRLVQAMAVACQVEPALNAWYDGARAARRLHAVVDLGIATNTDDGLFVPVLRDVGSRSADDLRAGLKAMKADIRARTIPPRELQGQTITLSNFGMIGGRHAALVVLPPQVAILGAGRITEEPRVVDGSVRPCRVLPLSLTFDHRAVTGAEAARFLMAVVRSLEKE, from the coding sequence ATGAAGACCTTCATGCTGCCAGACTTGGGGGAAGGGCTGCAGGACGCCGAGATCGTCGCCTGGCATGTCGATGAAGGCGCGCGCGTTGTCGCCGACCAGCCGCTGGTCTCGGTCGAGACGCAGAAGGCGGTGGTCGAGGTGCCCTCGCCGTGGTCGGGCACGGTGACGCGCCTGTGCGCGGCGCCGGGAGATGTGGTCGCTGTCGGCGCGCCGCTGGCCGACTTCGACCTCGAGGACGCGGGCACCGATGCCGGCTCCGTCGTCGGCACGCTCGAGGCGGCCGCGCCGGCGGCTGCATCAACCGCGAAGCAACCGCCGGCGCCCGCCGCCGGCGTCAGGGCCGCCCCTGCGGTGCGCCGTCTGGCGGCCGAGCGCGGCGTCGACCTCGCCGCCGTCGCCGGCACCGGGCCGGGCGGCGCGATCACGACGGCGGACGTGGAGGCTGCCGCCGGCGGCAGGCCGGGCGGCGGCTACGAGCCGCTGCGCGGCGTGCGCCGCGCGATGGCGCAGAACATGGCGCGCGCCCATGCGGAGATCGCGGCGGCGACGGTCACCGACGAGGCACGCCTCGACCGCTGGCCGGCCGGCGAGGACGTCACGCTGCGCCTGGTGCAGGCGATGGCGGTGGCGTGTCAGGTCGAGCCGGCGCTCAACGCCTGGTACGACGGCGCGCGTGCGGCGCGCCGTCTGCATGCGGTGGTCGACCTCGGCATCGCCACCAACACCGACGACGGCCTGTTCGTGCCGGTGCTGCGTGACGTCGGCAGCCGGTCGGCCGACGATTTGCGTGCCGGGCTCAAGGCCATGAAGGCCGACATCCGCGCCCGCACCATCCCGCCGCGCGAGTTGCAGGGGCAGACCATCACCCTGTCGAACTTCGGCATGATCGGCGGACGCCACGCGGCCCTCGTCGTGCTGCCGCCGCAGGTGGCGATCCTGGGCGCCGGGCGCATCACCGAGGAGCCGAGGGTGGTCGACGGCTCGGTGCGGCCGTGCCGGGTGCTGCCCCTGTCGCTGACCTTCGATCACCGCGCCGTCACCGGGGCGGAAGCCGCCCGGTTCCTGATGGCGGTCGTGCGGAGCCTGGAGAAAGAATGA